The Vibrio sp. 10N DNA window GCAGTTCATCAAGGATCAACGTTTTACGAGCCACTTCAACAGTAATGTCGACGGGAATACTTTTTAGTAGGTTGACGCTGTTAGCGGGCGAAGGATCGGCGGCGTGCATCTCTTCTTGTTCAAGATCGTCGAGATCCAAATCTAAATCATCAAGATCCGGCAGTTCATCTTGTAAGTTCATATCTTCGATGGAGACGTCTAGGTCTCTCGTTGGTTTGTTATCAGCCATCGATCTTTACTCCCAGCTCTGAGTCTATAGTTTGCAGTTTGCCAAAAAAGGTTGGATGTCCATTGACTTTGATAGTGAGGTTTTTACACAGAGTTAATGGGAGCACATCGCCAGGTACTAGCTTGGATAGCTCATGCAAAGTGCACTGACCGGTCAACAGCACACAACCGAGCTCTACAGGTTGATAGCGAAGCGTGTTAAGAATCTCGTCTCTGTCAAAGGTTTCGTTGTTGCCCAACATTTCGCGCAACTTTTTCACGTAGCGATCATCAATCATGATGGTGATGGCAATCTCTTGGTGATCGACGCGGAAAATAACATTGACGCCAACGTTGGATGGTTCGTGTTCTGTGCTATCGAGCAGGTAGTGCTGAGCATCGGCGGTAATGATATTGGCAAGTGCCATAGAAAACTTTTGGAACAATCGGTAATGGGTTTGTGTCAGTTCTGACAGCGATTGCGCATGATTGATAGTTTGGGTGTCGCTGTTGAGGTGTTGGTGCAGTAAATGGTCTAGGTTTTCGGGCTCGATGTAGAAAAAAATATTACCAAACTCTTCAATGTTGAGTACCGCTTGAACGGATTCTTCTGGGTAATGATTCGCTTCAGAAAACGTCACTTTGGTGTTTTTGCTTGAGAAGTTGAACTTGAATAAGTCAATCACTTCATTAGAAAAATGGCTGGTATGTTTGAGCAAAAACTTGCGCATTTTAACATTGGGGTTCCCAAACTCGGT harbors:
- a CDS encoding FliM/FliN family flagellar motor switch protein; amino-acid sequence: MERVIYTEFGNPNVKMRKFLLKHTSHFSNEVIDLFKFNFSSKNTKVTFSEANHYPEESVQAVLNIEEFGNIFFYIEPENLDHLLHQHLNSDTQTINHAQSLSELTQTHYRLFQKFSMALANIITADAQHYLLDSTEHEPSNVGVNVIFRVDHQEIAITIMIDDRYVKKLREMLGNNETFDRDEILNTLRYQPVELGCVLLTGQCTLHELSKLVPGDVLPLTLCKNLTIKVNGHPTFFGKLQTIDSELGVKIDG
- a CDS encoding FliM/FliN family flagellar motor switch protein; translated protein: MADNKPTRDLDVSIEDMNLQDELPDLDDLDLDLDDLEQEEMHAADPSPANSVNLLKSIPVDITVEVARKTLILDELLNLKSGSVVMLEKHEGDPVDIKINGTSFGTGEIVSKNGQYGVRLLSIIKKPNQ